The Mannheimia granulomatis sequence CTGATGGGCGTAGCTCATTGATGATTCAAGCCCGTAATATGCTTGAAACTGCAGTGAGTGGATTATATTATTTTGCAAATACTCCTCGCTCAATATTAGATGGCGTTAGTGGCAATTTTATCGATAACAATAAATTGCAAATGGAAAATAATTTATTGAAAGAGCAATTAAGAGAAAAAAGTGCGGATTTATTATTACTTGATCAGCTTAAAGTGGAAAATCAGCGTTTAAGACTGTTGCTAAGTTCTCCTCTTCGCCAAGATGAATATAAAAAAATTGCAGAGGTATTGGCTGCCGAAATGGATGCATATCGCCAACAAGTAGTAATAAACCAAGGGCGTTTGGACGGTGCTTTTGTCGGACAGCCGATTATTGATGAACGAGGTGTGGTAGGTCAGGTCATTTCAGTGGGTGAGAAATCAAGCCGAGTGCTACTTTTAACCGATATCACCCACGCAATTCCTATTCAAGTATTACGTAATGATGTACGTGGTATCGCAAATGGTACAGGCGGAAATAATGAGCTGATTGTTGATAACCTGCCACGTTCTATTGATGTGGTAAAAGGAGATGTATTAGTTACATCAGGTTTGGGAGGGCGTTTCCCAGAAGGTTATCCGGTGGCGATTGTAGAAACTGTTGAAAACGATACCAAAAGCCAATTTGCACGTATTGTAGCGCGTCCTCTAGCTTCATTCGACAGGCTACGCTATTTACTTTTGCTTTGGCCAACGTCAGAAGAGAAAAATTACAGCCAAAGTTTATCGCCGGAACAAGTACGTGAGGTCGTAGAGGAAAGACGTAACAGCATTAATCCTTTTGAACGTTTAAAACAGATGTCGAATAAGAAAGTTGAAGTTCAATTAGATGCAAAAGAAGAACAGATAGACGCGGATGAAACTATTGAAAATCCGGCTGAGCAACCGGATATCGAAAATCATGAAAATTATCACACCGAACAAGGAGCTGAATAAATGAGAGCAAATCCGATTTTTCAGCTATTGGTGTTAATTGCCATTTTTGTTGTCTCATTTGTATTGGAAATCATGCCTTGGCCTATTGGTTTCCAAGGCTTACGCCCAAATTGGATTGTATTAGTATTAATTTACTGGGTACTTGCATTGCCGGATAAAATCAGTGTTGGTACAGCTTTTATTGCTGGCATTGTGTGGGATCTGATTCTTGGTTCCATTTTAGGCATACATGCTTTAGTACTATCGATCGCTATTTACTTTGTTGCGAAATATCATTTAATTTTGCGTAATCTTTCCCTTTGGTTACAAAGTTTACTGGTGATTGCTTATATTATTTTGATCCGTTGCTCGATTTTTATTATTGAATTTCTGTTGCATCGTGCAGAATTTAACTCTCAAGAGCTCTTAGGTGCAGTGATAAGCGGTATCTTATGGCCATGGATTTTCTTGCTGATGCGTCATATTCGCCGCCAATTACGGTTACGCTAAGAGATGAGGTTTAAATGAACAGTTTGTCTTTTGATTTCGCAGAAGATTTTCGACCGCTTGCAGCTCGCATGCGGCCTCGAAATTTAAGCGAATACATCGGTCAATCTCATTTGATTGGCGAAGGCAAACCGCTTCGCAGAGCTATAGAGGCTGGGCATAGCCACTCCATGATTTTCTGGGGCCCACCGGGAACCGGTAAAACTACTTTAGCAGAAATTATTGCTCACCATTTTGATGCTGAGGTCGAACGTATTTCAGCTGTTACCAGCGGGGTAAAAGAAATTCGAGAGGCAATTGAGCGGGCAAAGCTGAATTGTCAATCGGGCAGAAGAACTTTATTATTCGTAGATGAAGTCCACCGTTTCAACAAAAGCCAGCAAGATGCTTTTTTACCGCATATTGAAGACGGTACCATTATCTTTATCGGGGCGACTACTGAAAATCCCTCTTTTGAGCTGAATAATGCATTACTTTCACGTGCAAGAATTTATATTCTTAAGCCCTTACAAGCGGTTGAAATTGAAAAAGTTTTGCAAACAGCGGTGTTTGATAAAGAGCGAGGTCTTGGCAATGAAAATTTGCAGTTTGAAGATGATGTGCTAAGACTACTGGCCGACTATGTTAATGGTGATGCTCGTTTTGCCCTCAACTGCTTAGAGTTAATGGTGGATATGGCGGAAAGCACAAGCGAGACTAAGTTGCTAAACAAGACCCTTCTGATCGAAGTTTTAGGTGAACGACAAGCCCGTTTTGATAAAGGTGGTGATCGTTATTATGATCTGATTTCTGCATTACATAAATCTATTCGAGGCTCTTCGCCAGACAGTGCTTTGTATTGGTATGCTCGTATTTTAACGGCCGGTGGTGATCCGCTTTATGTTGCCAGAAGATTACTCGCGATTGCCTCGGAAGATGTGGGAAATGCGGATCCAAGGGCTATGCAGATTGCGATTGCGGCTTGGGATTGTTTTACCCGAGTGGGAGCTTATGAAGGTGAAAGAGCGATTGCCCAGGCGATTATTTATCTTGCGGTGGCACCAAAAAGCAATGCGGTCTATCAAGCCTTTAATGAGGCAAAACGGTTGGCTAAAGAGGCGAAAGATTACGATGTACCTGAGCATTTACGTAATGCCCCAACGAATTTAATGAAATCCTTAGGCTATGGTGAAGAATATCGCTACGCCCATAACGAGCCAAATGCTTATGCAGCCGGAGAAAATTATTTTCCACCTGAATTAAAAGATACTCAATTCTATTTTCCGACAGAAAGGGGAATGGAAAAGCAAATTAAAGAAAAAATGGCATGGCTGAAAGCACAAGATGAGGCCAGCCGGACTCAACGTTATAAATAGTTGCAAGCGGTTGAAATTGGCCAAAAATTTGCAAATTTTTAGTAAAAAATCACCGCTTGTTATTCACCTAAATTGAATTATGTTTGATATTTTATTTCCCGCTTGGCTTGCCGGCGTTTGTTTAGCTTTTATTACGGCACCGCTTGGTGCTTTTGTGGTATGGCGAAAAATGGCTTATTTCGGTGATACTCTTTCCCATTCTGCCTTACTTGGGGTAGCATTAGGCATTTTCTTGCAAATTGATCCCTATCTTGCTGTTATTGTGATGACCATTGTGTTGGCGTTGTTACTGGTTTGGTTGGAGCAGAAAACCCATTATTCGGTAGATACTGTACTTGGTATTATTGCGCATATCAGTCTTTCTCTTGGGGTTATTACCATTAGTTTACTGGATAATGTCAGAGTGGATTTAATGTCCTACTTATTTGGCGATTTATTGGCGATCAATTCCAACGATGTTCTTTTTATTGCTCTTGGCGCGGCTGCTATTTTGTCCATTTTAGCGCTCTATTGGAAAGCTTTACTGTCAATGACTATCAGTGCTGAATTAGCTCAAATTGAGGGGCTAAATGTTGTACGTCTGCGTTTATTGTTGATGATTTTAACTGCATTAACTATTGCTTTGAGTATGAAATTTGTCGGAGCATTAATTATTACCTCATTACTCATTATTCCCTCGGCTACTGCAAGGCGATTTGCTAGAACGCCTGAAAGAATGGTGATTATTGCCATTTTATTGAGCATAGTTGCAGTAACAGGTGGGCTGTTATTGTCGGCTTGGAAAGATACTCCGGCAGGGCCTTCTGTTGTGATTTGTGCTGGTTTTATCTTTTTATTATCGCTGTTTAAGAAAGAGAAAAGTTAAACGAATATATAATGATATAAAATATAAACAGAAAGCATAATATTTTAGCTAAATGCCATTGAATTTCAGCATTAATCCGTTTAAATTGCATTATTATTTTTTGTGTTTTTACTTACCTATTATTTAAGAAGTTATTATGTGTCAATTACTTGGAATGAATTGTAATACGCCAACTGATATTACCTTTTCTTTTGATGGTTTTCGCCGCCGGGGAGGCTTAACTGATCATCATACAGACGGATTTGGAATCGCATTTTTTGAGGGAAAGGGAGTACGTGTTTTTCGCGATAACCGCCCGGGAGCCTCATCACTTATGGCTGAGTCAATCGGTCAATATCAAATTAAATCTTTAAATGTTGTGGCACATATTCGTAAAGCAACACGAGGTGATGTTAACCTTGAAAATACGCATCCTTTTATTCGAGAATTGTGGGGCGAAAACTGGGTCTTTGCTCATAATGGTACAGTAGAAGGAGTTGGTGTTTGCGAAGATTGTCATTACCAACCGATTGGTACTACTGATTCTGAAGCGGCATTTTGCAGAATTGTTTCTGAATTAAAAGAGATGTATCCGGCTAAACCAAGCGAAAAAGAGATTTTTGATGCAGTGGTGAAAATTACCTCAAAAATTGCTGAACACGGTGTATTTAATTTTATTCTTTCTAACGGACATTGGATGATTGCTCGTTGTACCACAAATCTCCATTATGTTTGTCGTAAAGCCCCTTTTGGTAAGGCTCTGCGTGATGACGATGTTTCTATTGATTTTAGCCAATATACGAAAATTACCGATAAGGTGACTGTTATCACAACACAGCCTCTCACCAAAAATGAGAATTGGACTAAAATGAAAAATGGTGGTTATGTTTTCTTTAAAGATGGTGATGTAGTTTATGAAATAGAAGGCACTTTGCCTGAGGCGAAACCTCACGTTTAATCTTAGAAAATATAGTGTTTGATCTGCACCTTAATCAGCTAGCTTTGAGTCTAATTATTAGGGCAGAGCAATATTATGCCTTTTCATATTTTCTTATTCTTATTCATCTTATTTTTGTCCCACATTTTTGTGGGATTTTTTTGCTTGAAAGAAAGCTATATTTCTATACTAAACCGTTTTAGCTTGTTTTTTTATTGAGAATAAATTATATTAAAAACAATTCTCAATTAAATTTTTATAAGGAAGCTCCATGAAATTCAAACACAGCTTTATTTATTCTGCGTTATTCCTTTCCCCTATTACTTTTGCTCAAGAGCAAGACGCTCAACTTGATGAGGTTGAGGTTATTGCTGAATTAGAAAAAATTAAAGCGGCAGATAATCAAAAAGCCGTGGTGGATTTA is a genomic window containing:
- the mreC gene encoding rod shape-determining protein MreC codes for the protein MKPIFAKTPSLGMRLIIAIILSIALILSDGRSSLMIQARNMLETAVSGLYYFANTPRSILDGVSGNFIDNNKLQMENNLLKEQLREKSADLLLLDQLKVENQRLRLLLSSPLRQDEYKKIAEVLAAEMDAYRQQVVINQGRLDGAFVGQPIIDERGVVGQVISVGEKSSRVLLLTDITHAIPIQVLRNDVRGIANGTGGNNELIVDNLPRSIDVVKGDVLVTSGLGGRFPEGYPVAIVETVENDTKSQFARIVARPLASFDRLRYLLLLWPTSEEKNYSQSLSPEQVREVVEERRNSINPFERLKQMSNKKVEVQLDAKEEQIDADETIENPAEQPDIENHENYHTEQGAE
- the mreD gene encoding rod shape-determining protein MreD; its protein translation is MRANPIFQLLVLIAIFVVSFVLEIMPWPIGFQGLRPNWIVLVLIYWVLALPDKISVGTAFIAGIVWDLILGSILGIHALVLSIAIYFVAKYHLILRNLSLWLQSLLVIAYIILIRCSIFIIEFLLHRAEFNSQELLGAVISGILWPWIFLLMRHIRRQLRLR
- a CDS encoding replication-associated recombination protein A, encoding MNSLSFDFAEDFRPLAARMRPRNLSEYIGQSHLIGEGKPLRRAIEAGHSHSMIFWGPPGTGKTTLAEIIAHHFDAEVERISAVTSGVKEIREAIERAKLNCQSGRRTLLFVDEVHRFNKSQQDAFLPHIEDGTIIFIGATTENPSFELNNALLSRARIYILKPLQAVEIEKVLQTAVFDKERGLGNENLQFEDDVLRLLADYVNGDARFALNCLELMVDMAESTSETKLLNKTLLIEVLGERQARFDKGGDRYYDLISALHKSIRGSSPDSALYWYARILTAGGDPLYVARRLLAIASEDVGNADPRAMQIAIAAWDCFTRVGAYEGERAIAQAIIYLAVAPKSNAVYQAFNEAKRLAKEAKDYDVPEHLRNAPTNLMKSLGYGEEYRYAHNEPNAYAAGENYFPPELKDTQFYFPTERGMEKQIKEKMAWLKAQDEASRTQRYK
- the znuB gene encoding zinc ABC transporter permease subunit ZnuB, with translation MFDILFPAWLAGVCLAFITAPLGAFVVWRKMAYFGDTLSHSALLGVALGIFLQIDPYLAVIVMTIVLALLLVWLEQKTHYSVDTVLGIIAHISLSLGVITISLLDNVRVDLMSYLFGDLLAINSNDVLFIALGAAAILSILALYWKALLSMTISAELAQIEGLNVVRLRLLLMILTALTIALSMKFVGALIITSLLIIPSATARRFARTPERMVIIAILLSIVAVTGGLLLSAWKDTPAGPSVVICAGFIFLLSLFKKEKS
- a CDS encoding class II glutamine amidotransferase, with product MCQLLGMNCNTPTDITFSFDGFRRRGGLTDHHTDGFGIAFFEGKGVRVFRDNRPGASSLMAESIGQYQIKSLNVVAHIRKATRGDVNLENTHPFIRELWGENWVFAHNGTVEGVGVCEDCHYQPIGTTDSEAAFCRIVSELKEMYPAKPSEKEIFDAVVKITSKIAEHGVFNFILSNGHWMIARCTTNLHYVCRKAPFGKALRDDDVSIDFSQYTKITDKVTVITTQPLTKNENWTKMKNGGYVFFKDGDVVYEIEGTLPEAKPHV